Part of the Garra rufa chromosome 8, GarRuf1.0, whole genome shotgun sequence genome, ctgaggaacgtgagctggcctcgctgctagaggaacgtcagcggacgccgccgccgccagaggaacgtgagctggcctcgccgcctgaggaacgtgagctggcctcgccgcctgaggaacgtgagctggcctcgccgcctgaggaacgtgagctggcctcgccgcctgaggaacgtgagctggcctcgccgcctgaggaacgtgagctggcctcgccgcctgaggaacgtgagctgacgccactgcctgaggaacgtgagctggcctcgccgccagaggaacgtcagcggtcgccgccgcgtccggaacagagaaagcggtcaacgccgcgtccggaacagagaaagcggtcaacgccgcgtccggaacagagaaagcggtcaacgccgcgtccggaacagagaaagcggtcaccgccgcgtccggaacagagagagcggtcaccgccgcgtcaggagcagagagagcggtcaccgccgcgtcaggagcagagagagcggtcaccgccgcgtcaggagcagagagagcggtcaccgccgcgtccggaacagagagagcggtcaccgccgcgtccggaacagagagagcggtcaccgccgcgtccggaacagagagagcggtcaccgccgcgtcaggagcagagagagcggtcaccgccgcgtccggaacagagagagcggtcgtcCCAGCGCCAGAaacagagatggcggttgtcGTCACATCCGCGAGTAAAATGTCGTGTTTTTAGCGATCGCCGATGAAAACGTCGGACATTTGTCATCTTAATGTCATGATCGTGTCGGACTATGAGTTTGGTAGCGTTTTAATCGGAATAAGGGATCAAAAAGTGTTTATAAAAGCACCAGTGTCGCGACCGGTTTGCTAACGACAGGCGTCAGTCCAGCAGTCAAACCCGTGTGAGAGGTTTGCTCGAGGCAGGTAACTGGGTTCCCGGGACAGGCCGGTGCTCACCGAAGAGACGGGGAACAGGATCGGTAAGCAGGGGGGAGCGGCCACCGCAGAACCCGTGGAGAAGATGGCGAGCAGCCCTGAGAAAAGCTCCTCCGCGCAGGAGCTCAAGGAGCAGGGCAACCGTCTGTTCCTCAGCCGCAAGTACCAGGAGGCCGCAACCTGCTACAGCAAAGCTATTAACCGTAACCCGTCAGTGGCCGTATACTACACTAACAGAGCACTATGCTACGTGAAGCTGCAGCAGTACGACAAGGCGCTGGCCGACTGTAAACACGCCCTCGAGCTCGACAGCCAATCCGTGAAGGCCCACTTCTTCCTGGGCCAGTGTCAGCTAGAACTGGAGAATTATGAAGAGGCCATCGGCAATCTACAGAGAGCTTATAACCTGGCAAAGGAACAGCGGCTGAATTTTGGAGACGATATCCCAAGTGCTCTTCGCATTGCCAAGAAGAAACGCTGGAACAGCATAGAAGAGAAACGAATCAGCCAAGAAAACGAGCTGCACGCCTATCTCACCAAACTCATCCTGgccgagaaagagagagagctagACGACAGAGTCAAGCAATCAGAGGACAGTCAGAACGGAGGCGAGATCAGCAAGATCAAATCTAAACACGATAAATATTTGATGGACATGGATGAGCTTTTCTCTCAAGTAGATGAAAAGAGGAAGAAGCGAGAGATCCCAGATTACCTGTGTGGGAAGATCAGTTTTGAGCTGATGAGAGAACCCTGCATTACTCCTAGCGGCATAACCTACGATCGCAAGGACATCGAGGAACATCTACAGCGTGTTGGCCATTTTGACCCAGTCACCCGGAGCCCACTGACCCAAGATCAGCTGATCCCCAATCTGGCCATGAAGGAAGTGATCGACGCTTTCATCCAGGAGAACGGCTGGGTGGAGGActactaaacacacacacacacacaaacacactcgaGCGGACCGCAGCAGTTTCCTCTCGCCCAATCCAATCCTCTCCTGTATGTTCATGCACTTTAATCAGTGGAGCTTTGCTGTGGAATACCGCCCGCAGGAGTCACCCGACCCTCTTTCTCGCCGTCTTTCTGCTGTCCTTCCTTACCAGACAGAGTAATCGCCCCATCCTGAAGGTTTCTTCAGACACTCGCTTTCAGTCGGAAACATTGGCTGACGTTCGCTGCACATGATGATGCTGTAATTTCCTCACTGAATGTTAAAATAGCAACATTATTGATGACACATCACTAATAATCAGTCGCGAAAGGGGAAACTTGCGcaggtgtatgtgtgtgttttttagaaTCTGTCACGTGATactaggaggtctgggtccaaaatgcaggtaggtaggtttttaatgaatataacaaacaaataaaacaaacaaaaggccaacacggcacaaactaaagactagaacacaaaataatcaagaaccaaaacataatcaaaaggtcagaatttcacaggacacataaacacacatgacacgatacaatgcagacataaagcagactgagcagtgaagggtacttatagtcctgatggtaATTGTGAGCAGGTGCGTGTAAtgagtgcaaatgacaagacaaacgtgaacgaCTAAGGGGAGTGTAGTGtgggacagcgacctcaggtggctgagggaaaatccacagccccgatcatgacattaaGTGTTACTCAAGGCATCGGAAGTATTACTATCCAGAACCTTACAAAAACCTCAATAGTTTAAATGGGAGTTTTAAATTAGGCCTACTAGGGAGttatcatgatcttcactttagaatacgaatccaaataattagtaattccttctgaCGGACCTCATTCATTACTAGTGCGTTACCATGATTTTTACTTTAGGACTAATTATTCATTTTGCATTatttacatgaattatgaacatgtAGTTCTTAGTAGTCATCCTggagatatgaaaaaaatatatatatatagttactgATTAGCTAATAGTGAACTACCACATTCAACTGAGTGCTATTATTTACCAATTCGTTAATCAGATTTGcttgttagttaatagtattTACTTGAATAGTTAATAGTGCATTAGTCACTTGTTCCTGTGTAGTTATTTATTAATGATGGAatagtattctaaagtgttaccaaaatataaCGTTATGTAGTTTCTTTGTAATTTCCTGGGATGCATGAAATAGTAGATACTGATTAGCCAACAGTGAACCAACTTGAGTGCTATTACTAATCCATTAACTGGAGTTTGTTGTTCCAGTAACTAGAATGTTAATGTTGTATTACTCATTTGATCTTGTGTAGGTATTCATTAATGTGATAACATGTTTGTATGTTGAAATAACATGATCAGATAAAAATGTAGTTAATTGGTTTTGTTATACCTTTACCTGTTTTTAAAGGTATGTGTTCTAAAAACACATAGTCAGTGGTTTTTGCATGTTGATGTCGTTCCAGCTGCTTTCATGCATGATCAGGGATGTGTCTGATATTGTTAAGGATACATTTATGCTGACTTAAAAACAGCCAGATAAAGGCACTTCAGCAGCAAGATGTACTCAAATATTAAATTTGCTTGTGTCTTGTCCTCCCAACCCCCTACCTCTCTTATTTATCAAACACACTTATAATGTGAAACCCCTGTTCACTAGCTACTGTTTGTATCACTGCACAGCACCTATAGAGGCCTAATAACTATTAACTTTAGCTTGCATGTCACAGACCTGGTGTTCTATGTTATTATTGCTGAATTAGCATGAATTTCCGTTTTGTATGTTTGGACACAAACAGGGCATATTAGCATTTATAATGTACAAGTATTTACGTACTGTATGCACAGCTTTAAAGCCTATTTACATTTCCTGAATTTTCTCAAAACAGACagatatttgattttttttaaactattacaTTTAGGCCTACACTCCGCCACATAAATGTGTCTAAAATGTGTCTGTGTTGAACATCCGATGACTGCTGAAGATGTCATAGATTGAAGATGTGAGAGATGTCAAGCAGTGAGTTTAATTTGCGTCAGTTTGGGTGTGCTTACTGAAGAGAAGTGCTCATATCCAGAGGGTTGTGTACATGCATGTTACAGTAACTCTGTTATAGCCACACCTTCTCACACCTATTTTTCACCAATTTGGGAGAAGTAAAATTTATATAAGTGGCTTTAACAAAcagatttatttacatttttccaGCTGCATCTTGAATGTGCGTTAAACCACCTCTTAAAGTGGTATCTGCAATCAGATGACAATCAATCTCTAATGCATTTTAGAGGGTATTTACAGGTGTTTTTTCATGGTCTGTGTGAGTGCTCGTCAATATTTATCTCCACCCACAACGCGCCTTCAGGACCTCGGCTGTTTTCAGAGAGGATCGTAAagttttcttttgtaaatatgatcaAAATTAGTAgtcagctatgaagccgccgggtttgcttcagggcaggggctttgctagaccctttttactggggcacgtgcccaatttaatttactttgataaacccgaaataaagacattaaactatatgcaacaactgaattgacacttctaaaagcaacgcagtttaaccgaagactatgcacgcagatatccatgcctgtgcacgtctgtgtatttaactgcactGCGCACATCGCGCAGCCTtgtacgcagaagtacatgcagtgtaggaatagttggtcacacaagtttgtatagttaattgtgttgtaaatgcaattgtcaagcagtttgtgatgcattttggaaacagcaGATGAGctcctggtctaatgcgccacctggcttgagaaaccctttctcaaagacttacttttagtcattatttgggtagcacacatattctgaatggcagaattcaaattagccattttaatctagattaatctagattaattccaagattacagtgagattaatctagattaaaaaattaatctatgcccaccactaatcaAAATAcagactttttggagatatgaaggatgtagtactactctataggtactcaagattaacatctGTGTGTGTTATGTCCCCTTTAAAAAAAGTCATACAAGTTTTCCTTGTATGATTAGACACCTCATTCATGCGTCTGTGACAAACAGTTAGATGCCAAAATTTGTATGGAAGAAGCCAACATTTTAATCAAAGAACATTATGTTGGCTTTCTTAAGCCAAAAGAAATACACATCACAACTGAGCT contains:
- the LOC141341090 gene encoding E3 ubiquitin-protein ligase CHIP-like, with the translated sequence MASSPEKSSSAQELKEQGNRLFLSRKYQEAATCYSKAINRNPSVAVYYTNRALCYVKLQQYDKALADCKHALELDSQSVKAHFFLGQCQLELENYEEAIGNLQRAYNLAKEQRLNFGDDIPSALRIAKKKRWNSIEEKRISQENELHAYLTKLILAEKERELDDRVKQSEDSQNGGEISKIKSKHDKYLMDMDELFSQVDEKRKKREIPDYLCGKISFELMREPCITPSGITYDRKDIEEHLQRVGHFDPVTRSPLTQDQLIPNLAMKEVIDAFIQENGWVEDY